CGGCAGGAGGTGCAGTCGTACGCGTCGGGGGCGTGGGCACCCGCGAGCAGGCTCTCGGCCTCGTCGTCGCCGATCTCGGCGCGTACGTCCTCGCTCACCTCAAGCATGCGCGGCACTAGCAGACTCCTCGTTCGCCCTGACGTTCCAGGTGCTCGTTCGGGTGCCCCGGGCGGGACCTCCCGGGCGCGCGGCGCGGGGAGCGCCGATCGCCATTACCAACGGGAGGTTGTGGCTGGGGTCACGGGCGGGCGGCCGGGCGACGGAATTTGCGCGGCTTCTGATCGCTCCGTGTGTGCGGAGGACCACCTTCCGTCGACACTGTGCTCGACCTCACACGGGTTCCGGTGTGACCGGGGTCATATCCCCATACGGCCTGATCTTGGAAAAAGCGGATGAAAAGGACATTTACTTGCGATGGGCATGATCGATACCGCCGGTAACACTGCTTTGACCTGGGGCGACCCGAAACTGTTTGGCGCCTCGGAGTCCGAATCGTAGGTTTTTGCCCGGTGCAACGAGCACCTCCCGGGTTCACCCCCGACGCACGGCCCGCTTCCGGCTCACCCCTGGAACCCGGGCCCTGCGCCCACCGGCGCGACGGCAGCCAGCCGCCGCCGGGGATGCGGACAGGTGGCCGGGGCGGCAACGGCACGTCCGACACGTGACCGGTCGCCCAACGGACTTGGCGAGCGAGCACGGCCCCGCCGGGGCCTGGTTCCGCCTGCCCTATCCCGGGGATGTTGAGAGGAATCTCATGACCTTCCGTAACGAGACCGCCGCTGCCACCACCGCCCCGAAGCGCAACCGCGTCCGCGCGGCGGTCGTCGGCGGCGCCCTGCTCGCCGCCCCGGTGGCCGGCCTCGTCACGGCCAACACGGCCTCCGCCGCGGACGTCTCCACCTGGGACAAGGTCGCGCAGTGCGAGTCGACCGGCAACTGGTCGATCAACACCGGCAACGGCTTCTACGGCGGCCTGCAGTTCACCTCCTCCACCTGGGCCGCCTTCGGCGGCACCGCCTACGCCCCGCAGGCCAACCAGGCCACCAAGGCGCAGCAGATCGCCGTCGCCGAGAAGGTCCTGGCCTCGCAGGGCCCGGGCGCCTGGCCCGTCTGCTCCGTGAAGGCCGGTCTGACCAAGGGCGGCGCGCCGGCCCAGGTCGACACCTCGTCCGGCAGCTCCTCCTCCTCGTCCGCTTCGTCCTCGAAGTCGACCTCCTCGAAGTCGACCTCGTCCTCCGCGAAGTCGAACAGCGCCGCCTCGGACGACTCCGCCAAGGCCTCCCGCTCCGAGTCCCGCGCCCAGGCCCCCAAGGCCGCCGCGCAGGAGACCCCGAAGCAGACCTGGAAGAACAAGTCCGCCGCGGCGACCACCGACACCAACACCGCCAAGTCCGGCAACAGCTACACCGTGCAGTCCGGCGACACCCTGTCCAAGATCGCGGACAGCCTGGGCGTCGACTGGCACACCCTGTACACCAGCAACTCCGGTGTCGTGGGCGGCAACCCGGACCTGATCTACCCGGGCCAGGTCCTGTCCGTCTGACCCACCCCCACGGAAGCACCGCTTCCCCCGGAGCCGCCCGTCGGCCCCACCCCGTCGGCGTGAAGCCGCCACCCCGCACCCCGGGGGTGGCGGCTTCCGCCGTTCCCGGGACGCGCGGCAGGGGCAGGGGGCGCGGCAGGGGTAGGGGGCGGGCCACCCGCTCGGCGGTGTCCGGAGGGTGGTGCGGCGGGCGCGGTGCGTAGCGTCGGGGGATGCGGATACCTCTGCGGATACCCCCCTCGTCCGGCCGGGCCTCGTCCGGCCGGGCCTCGTGCTGGCGGGCGCTGATCGCGCTCGGCCTGCTGCTCCCCGCCGCCGCCGTCACCACGGCCGGTACGCCCGCCGCCGCCCGCCAGGCGGTGTCCGACGCGGTGTGGGACCGGCTCGCCGACTGCGAGAGCGACGGCGACTGGCAGGCCGACACCGGCAACGGCTACTACGGCGGCCTCCAGATCTGGCCGCCCACCTGGCGGGAGGCGGGCGGCCTGCGCTACGCCGACCGCCCGACCGCGCGAGCCGGCGCGAGCAGATCACGGTGGGCGAGGAGATCCTGCGCCGCCAGGGCTGGAACGCCTGGGGCTGGTGCGCGCGGAAGATCGGGGTGCTGGAGGAGTAGGCGGGCGGGGGCGGGTCGCCGGGGCCGGACTACCAGACGCGGCCCTCGGGAAGGCGGACAGCTCCGGGGCGGACAGGTGGGGGAGCCGGAAGAGCGTCGTCGCCGGGTCGGCCGCGGGATCGGCGGACGGGACGTCGGCGGGCTCGTCCGAGCGGAGGACGAAGCGCAGCAGCTCCCAGCCGGACGGGTCGAGGGCCAGCACGGCGGTGTGCACGCCGGGGTCGCGGGCCAGTTCGCGCAGCTGCTCCACCTCCTGCCCGACGTGCGCGGCGAGCGCCAGCGGGTCCGGGCCG
This is a stretch of genomic DNA from Kitasatospora fiedleri. It encodes these proteins:
- a CDS encoding DUF4865 family protein, which codes for MLAKQYEITLPADYDLDIIRRRIKAGAPLLDDRPGLGFKAWLIRERGTDGSPVNQYAPLYVWRSDGEAARFLVGGGGFENIVRDFGRPTVRHWTVLAHFAGPARTAAPEPGTATRRLTTVPAGPDPLALAAHVGQEVEQLRELARDPGVHTAVLALDPSGWELLRFVLRSDEPADVPSADPAADPATTLFRLPHLSAPELSAFPRAASGSPAPATRPRPPTPPAPRSSARTSPRRSSPGGAGSPRPP
- a CDS encoding LysM peptidoglycan-binding domain-containing protein, with translation MTFRNETAAATTAPKRNRVRAAVVGGALLAAPVAGLVTANTASAADVSTWDKVAQCESTGNWSINTGNGFYGGLQFTSSTWAAFGGTAYAPQANQATKAQQIAVAEKVLASQGPGAWPVCSVKAGLTKGGAPAQVDTSSGSSSSSSASSSKSTSSKSTSSSAKSNSAASDDSAKASRSESRAQAPKAAAQETPKQTWKNKSAAATTDTNTAKSGNSYTVQSGDTLSKIADSLGVDWHTLYTSNSGVVGGNPDLIYPGQVLSV